From the genome of candidate division TA06 bacterium:
CGGCTACAGGGGATGCCTTGGGCTCTTCCCTGACCGGAGGAGCGGCATAGACCGCAGCCGTGGGCTGCCGGACCAAGGAAGGAGGAACTGCTGAGCTTTTTAAGCCGGTTGGTTTTACCTCATCCCTGCCGCTGTTCTGCGCCGGTCTGGGGTTTGATTCCGGGCCGTTATCGCCTCCCAAACCGTTTATCAGTTCCTCGATTTTGACGGTCTCGTCCAGGTCGGAAAGCCTTAAGCAGGCCGCTTCCAGCACCAGCCGGGACTGGCTGCTCCGCTTCATGGTGGTCTCGGTCTCCACCAGTATCCTTACCATCCGCAGCAGGTCGCGCCCCTGGATACCGCCGGCCTGTTTCAGGTATTTCTCACGGGCGTCAGCCGGTACGTCGGACAGCGCTATGCCGGGCTGGCCGGCCGCTATCACCATCAGCTTGCGGAAGTGGGCCAAAAGGCCCAGGGCAAATTCCTGCAGGTCGTAACCGCCGGAGGACACCTGCTCCACTAATTCCAGCAGGCCGGCCTGGTCCCTGCTCCGGATCATATCCACGGTCTTGAAGAACAATGCCTCGTCCACCAGGCCCAGTACCTGCCGGGCGTCCTCGGCCGTCAGCTTCTGGCCGCCGTAGGAGATCAGCTGGTCCAGCAGGCTGATGGCGTCGCGCATCGAGCCCTCGGATTTCTGGGCCACCAGGTACAGGCAGTCGTCCGTGGCCTGGACCTCCTCGCCCTCCAGCATTCTTTTGACGTAATCCACCACCACCGAGACCTCCACCTTTCTGAAATCGAAGCGCTGGCAGCGGGACAGGATGGTAATGGGAACCTTGTGGATCTCGGTGGTGGCGAAAATGAAGATGGCGTGGGCCGGGGGCTCCTCCAGCGTCTTCAGCAGGGCGTTGAAGGCCTCCTTGGTCAGCATGTGGACTTCGTCTATGAT
Proteins encoded in this window:
- the dnaX gene encoding DNA polymerase III subunit gamma/tau — translated: RIAHAYLFSGARGVGKTSAARVLAKALNCAEGPTETPCNKCPSCVEITGSRSIDVLEIDGASNRGIDEIRDLRENVKYTPTQGKYKIYIIDEVHMLTKEAFNALLKTLEEPPAHAIFIFATTEIHKVPITILSRCQRFDFRKVEVSVVVDYVKRMLEGEEVQATDDCLYLVAQKSEGSMRDAISLLDQLISYGGQKLTAEDARQVLGLVDEALFFKTVDMIRSRDQAGLLELVEQVSSGGYDLQEFALGLLAHFRKLMVIAAGQPGIALSDVPADAREKYLKQAGGIQGRDLLRMVRILVETETTMKRSSQSRLVLEAACLRLSDLDETVKIEELINGLGGDNGPESNPRPAQNSGRDEVKPTGLKSSAVPPSLVRQPTAAVYAAPPVREEPKASPVAVNGDFESLWKDLVSSIKNRNMLLGTCLEAARPVGISDGRLAVIYGANSKFFTDSLENKVNQSMLDEETFRLWGQKLKLSCQVSQEPGPAAGGQLARASLKDEVDRRRNQALGSAKIKGFLDQVEGEVL